The following are from one region of the Variovorax sp. V213 genome:
- a CDS encoding aspartate aminotransferase family protein, giving the protein MTLATPAIEPTPALRTDAAWLDAHWMPYTGNRNFKADPRMIVEAKGAYFTDGDGRKIFDGLSGLWCSGLGHGRPEITEAVSRQIAKLDYSPAFQFGHPLSFELANKVKDLTPAGLDYVFFTGSGSEAADTSLKMARAYWRTKGLASKTRLIGREKGYHGVNFGGISVGGIAANRKLFGQGVEADHLPHTQIASNAFTRGMSENGAELADRLLDLIALHDASNIAAVIVEPFAGSAGVVIPPKGYLKRLRDICTANNILLIFDEVITGFGRCGALTGAEAFGVTPDIMNIAKQVTNGAQPLGAVIASKDIYETFMAAGGPDYMLEFPHGYTYGAHPVACAAGIAALDVLQKEDMIGRVKTLAPHFENAVHSLKGSKHVADIRNYGLAAGLTIAALPGEPARRPYEIAMNCWKKGFYVRYGGDTIQLAPPFIAEKAEIDRLVNALGDALAETA; this is encoded by the coding sequence ATGACCCTCGCCACACCCGCCATCGAACCGACGCCCGCCCTGCGCACCGACGCCGCCTGGCTCGACGCGCACTGGATGCCCTACACCGGCAACCGCAACTTCAAGGCCGATCCGCGCATGATCGTGGAGGCCAAGGGCGCCTACTTCACCGATGGCGACGGCCGCAAGATCTTCGACGGCCTCTCGGGCCTCTGGTGCTCGGGCCTCGGCCACGGCCGCCCCGAAATCACCGAGGCGGTGAGCCGCCAGATCGCCAAGCTCGACTACTCGCCCGCCTTCCAGTTCGGCCACCCGCTCTCGTTCGAGCTGGCCAACAAGGTCAAGGACCTGACGCCCGCGGGCCTGGACTACGTCTTCTTCACCGGCTCGGGCTCCGAGGCCGCCGACACCTCGCTCAAGATGGCGCGCGCCTACTGGCGTACCAAGGGCCTTGCCAGCAAGACGCGCCTGATCGGCCGCGAGAAGGGCTACCACGGCGTGAACTTCGGTGGCATTTCGGTGGGCGGCATTGCGGCCAACCGAAAGCTCTTCGGCCAAGGCGTGGAAGCCGACCACCTGCCGCACACGCAGATTGCAAGCAACGCCTTCACGCGCGGCATGTCGGAGAACGGCGCCGAGCTGGCCGACCGCCTGCTCGACCTGATCGCGCTGCACGATGCATCGAACATCGCGGCCGTGATCGTGGAGCCCTTCGCTGGCTCGGCCGGCGTGGTGATTCCGCCCAAGGGGTACCTCAAGCGCCTGCGCGACATCTGCACCGCGAACAACATCCTGCTGATCTTCGACGAAGTCATTACCGGTTTCGGCCGCTGCGGCGCGCTCACGGGCGCGGAAGCCTTCGGCGTGACGCCCGACATCATGAACATCGCCAAGCAGGTGACCAACGGCGCGCAGCCGCTGGGCGCGGTGATTGCCAGCAAGGATATCTACGAGACCTTCATGGCGGCCGGCGGTCCCGACTACATGCTCGAGTTTCCGCACGGCTACACCTACGGCGCGCACCCGGTGGCCTGCGCCGCCGGCATCGCCGCGCTCGACGTGCTTCAGAAGGAAGACATGATCGGCCGCGTGAAAACGCTCGCTCCGCATTTCGAGAACGCGGTGCACAGCCTCAAGGGCAGCAAGCACGTGGCGGACATCCGCAACTACGGCCTGGCCGCGGGCCTGACCATCGCCGCGCTGCCGGGCGAACCGGCGCGCCGCCCGTACGAGATCGCGATGAACTGCTGGAAGAAGGGCTTCTACGTGCGCTACGGCGGCGACACGATCCAGCTCGCGCCGCCCTTCATCGCCGAGAAGGCCGAGATCGACCGCCTCGTCAACGCGCTGGGCGACGCGCTCGCAGAGACGGCCTGA
- a CDS encoding MFS transporter, with the protein MTTAAVHSDIPARLDRLPWSRWHWRVVIALGVAWVLDGLEVTLVGSIGAVLERPDTLGLSAGQIGWSGSIYIAGAVIGALVFGRLTDRLGRKKLFLVTLVVYTLGTLATAFSPNFAFFAFCRFVTGLGIGGEYAAINSAIDELIPARVRGRVNLAINGSFWVGAALGAGLSLVLLDARVIGPVWGWRAGFALGAVLAVAILLVRRDVPESPRWLMAHGRADEALRIVENIEAQVRAQHGPLAVAQGRVAYAAERRRSPSMREVAHVLLRRYRERSVVAVALMVSQAFFYNAIFFTYALVLTRFYGVAEDNVALYIFPFALGNVLGPLLLGPLFDSVGRRKMIALTYVLAGVGLALTGWAFMMGWLDARSQALCWSAVFFLASAAASSAYLTVSEVFPLEMRAMAIAIFYAIGMGAGGFAAPVLFGILIETGSRGAVMVGYAIGATLVIVAGLLALRYAADAECKPLEEVAPPLSSGGIP; encoded by the coding sequence ATGACGACAGCTGCGGTGCACAGCGACATTCCCGCCCGTCTCGACCGCCTGCCCTGGTCGCGCTGGCACTGGCGCGTGGTGATCGCACTCGGCGTGGCCTGGGTGCTCGACGGACTCGAGGTGACGCTGGTGGGCTCGATCGGCGCCGTGCTCGAACGGCCCGACACGCTGGGGCTCAGCGCCGGCCAGATCGGCTGGTCGGGTTCGATCTACATCGCGGGCGCGGTCATCGGCGCCCTGGTCTTCGGACGCCTGACCGACCGGCTCGGCCGAAAGAAACTGTTCCTCGTCACGCTGGTGGTCTACACCTTGGGCACGCTGGCCACCGCGTTCTCGCCGAACTTCGCCTTCTTCGCGTTCTGCCGCTTCGTCACGGGCCTGGGCATCGGCGGCGAATACGCAGCCATCAACTCGGCCATCGACGAACTCATTCCCGCGCGCGTGCGCGGCCGCGTCAACCTGGCGATCAACGGCAGCTTCTGGGTGGGCGCAGCGCTGGGCGCGGGGCTCAGCCTGGTGCTGCTCGATGCGCGCGTGATCGGACCCGTGTGGGGCTGGCGCGCAGGCTTCGCATTGGGTGCGGTGCTGGCCGTGGCGATCCTGCTGGTGCGGCGCGACGTGCCCGAGAGCCCGCGCTGGCTGATGGCGCACGGCCGCGCCGACGAGGCGCTGCGCATCGTCGAGAACATCGAGGCCCAGGTTCGTGCACAGCACGGCCCGCTGGCGGTGGCGCAAGGCCGCGTCGCGTACGCCGCAGAGCGCCGCCGCAGCCCGTCGATGCGCGAAGTGGCGCACGTGCTGCTGCGCCGCTACCGCGAGCGCAGCGTGGTGGCCGTGGCGTTGATGGTCTCGCAGGCTTTTTTCTACAACGCGATCTTCTTCACCTACGCGCTGGTGCTCACGCGCTTCTACGGCGTGGCTGAAGACAACGTGGCGCTCTACATCTTTCCGTTCGCGCTCGGCAATGTGCTCGGCCCGCTGCTGCTGGGCCCGCTGTTCGACAGCGTGGGCCGGCGCAAGATGATCGCGCTCACCTATGTGCTCGCCGGCGTCGGGCTCGCGCTCACCGGCTGGGCCTTCATGATGGGCTGGCTGGACGCGCGCAGCCAGGCGCTGTGCTGGTCGGCGGTGTTCTTTTTGGCCTCGGCCGCTGCGAGTTCGGCCTATCTCACGGTCAGCGAAGTCTTTCCGCTCGAGATGCGGGCCATGGCCATCGCGATCTTCTACGCCATCGGCATGGGCGCGGGCGGCTTCGCGGCCCCGGTATTGTTCGGCATCCTGATCGAAACCGGCAGCCGCGGCGCGGTGATGGTGGGCTACGCGATCGGCGCCACGCTGGTCATCGTCGCGGGATTGCTGGCCCTGCGCTATGCGGCCGATGCGGAGTGCAAGCCGCTGGAGGAAGTGGCGCCGCCGCTCTCATCAGGCGGCATTCCCTAG
- a CDS encoding SUMF1/EgtB/PvdO family nonheme iron enzyme yields MPSSSPPLLPAGLPHSIDSPDMQRAGRELLSLALIDARNHTLHLLSLYEQALGSPALAVARTDDASVVPPVWLAGHIGWFAEWWIGRNTQRAFGADCPVRPTRLAAIDPNADDWWNPAHASRAQLWSPGMPDLGQTKAYLLETLESTLELLEHAAETDPGLYFYRLALFHEDLRGEQLIVMAQTLGLPLGIEPTPTSVTREPLLLPATRWELGLPEGCGFAFAQERGVHRVDVPEFEIDAQPVTWNQYIEFVDEGGYDREELWHPEGWRWLASQIEGRRGPRHVEQIGAARHGTGGSVLQHRFGSTVRAAGHHSAVHLSWWEADAWARWAGRRIATEVEWEIAALTAARRGFRWADVHEWTANTLRPWPGFRPDPWSAGSEFDPIPAFGRARVLRGASFATRARLRSPRRRGFALPGRDDGFFGFRTCSP; encoded by the coding sequence ATGCCCTCGTCGTCGCCGCCCCTGCTGCCCGCGGGCTTGCCGCACTCCATCGATTCGCCCGACATGCAGCGGGCGGGCCGCGAACTGCTGTCGCTGGCCCTGATCGATGCGCGCAACCACACGCTCCACCTCTTGTCGCTCTACGAGCAGGCGCTGGGCTCGCCCGCGCTGGCAGTGGCGCGCACCGACGACGCCAGCGTCGTTCCGCCCGTCTGGCTTGCCGGGCACATCGGCTGGTTCGCCGAATGGTGGATAGGGCGCAATACGCAGCGGGCCTTCGGCGCCGATTGCCCGGTGCGGCCGACCCGGCTGGCCGCCATCGATCCCAACGCCGACGACTGGTGGAATCCGGCCCACGCGTCGCGGGCACAGCTGTGGTCACCCGGCATGCCGGACCTCGGCCAGACCAAGGCCTACCTGCTCGAGACGCTGGAGAGCACGCTCGAACTGCTCGAGCATGCGGCCGAGACCGATCCGGGGCTGTACTTCTACCGCCTGGCGCTGTTCCATGAAGACCTGCGCGGAGAGCAGCTCATCGTCATGGCGCAGACCCTGGGGCTGCCGCTGGGCATCGAGCCGACGCCCACCTCCGTCACGCGCGAGCCATTGCTGCTGCCCGCCACGCGCTGGGAGCTCGGCCTGCCCGAGGGCTGCGGCTTCGCATTTGCGCAGGAGCGCGGCGTGCACCGTGTCGACGTGCCCGAGTTCGAGATCGACGCCCAGCCCGTCACGTGGAACCAGTACATCGAGTTCGTCGACGAAGGGGGCTACGACCGCGAGGAACTCTGGCACCCCGAAGGATGGCGCTGGCTGGCTTCGCAGATCGAGGGGCGGCGCGGGCCGCGCCATGTCGAGCAGATCGGGGCGGCGCGCCACGGCACGGGCGGCTCGGTGCTGCAGCACCGTTTCGGCTCCACCGTGCGCGCGGCCGGCCACCACAGCGCGGTGCACCTGAGCTGGTGGGAGGCCGATGCCTGGGCGCGGTGGGCCGGCCGGCGCATCGCGACCGAGGTCGAATGGGAGATTGCGGCGCTGACGGCGGCACGCCGCGGCTTTCGCTGGGCCGACGTGCACGAGTGGACGGCCAACACGCTGCGGCCTTGGCCCGGTTTTCGGCCCGATCCGTGGAGTGCGGGCAGCGAGTTCGATCCCATCCCCGCATTCGGCCGGGCGCGCGTGCTGCGCGGCGCCTCGTTCGCAACCCGCGCGCGCCTGCGCTCGCCGCGGCGCCGCGGCTTTGCACTGCCGGGCCGCGACGACGGCTTCTTCGGCTTTCGAACCTGCAGTCCGTGA
- a CDS encoding TRAP transporter substrate-binding protein: MDRRSLIKNAGIAGVLAAGIAPAVHAQAAVRWRLASSFPKSLDTIYGGAEVFAKAVKAMSGGKFEISVHAGGELMPPFGVVDGVQNGSVEMCHTVPYYFYGKNPAFALGSAIPFGLNSRQMNAWMMHGNGRKLMNEFYAKYNMLSFGGGNTGCQMGGWFRKEIKSVADFKGMKMRLGGGLIGEVMQKLGAVPQSLPGGEIYQALEKGTIDAAEWVGPYDDQKLGFNKVAPFYYYPGWWEGGPEVDFFINQKAFDGLSAENKAIVEAAAAVASSDMLAKYDALNPVALKQLVAAKTKVLPFSQAMMDAAYKASLEVYAENDAKSPEWKKIYADFRNFQRDQVLWFRFAESRFDSFMSTLKL; the protein is encoded by the coding sequence ATGGATCGTCGTTCCCTCATCAAAAACGCCGGCATCGCTGGCGTTCTGGCCGCCGGCATTGCGCCCGCAGTACATGCGCAAGCCGCCGTCCGCTGGCGCCTGGCGTCGAGCTTTCCCAAGTCGCTCGACACCATCTACGGCGGTGCGGAAGTGTTCGCCAAGGCGGTCAAGGCCATGTCGGGCGGCAAGTTCGAAATCTCGGTTCATGCCGGTGGCGAGCTGATGCCTCCCTTCGGCGTGGTGGACGGCGTGCAGAACGGTTCGGTCGAGATGTGCCACACCGTGCCTTACTACTTCTATGGAAAGAACCCCGCGTTTGCGCTCGGCTCGGCCATTCCGTTCGGCCTGAACTCGCGTCAGATGAACGCGTGGATGATGCACGGCAACGGCCGCAAGCTCATGAACGAGTTCTACGCCAAGTACAACATGCTGAGCTTCGGCGGCGGCAACACGGGCTGCCAGATGGGCGGCTGGTTCCGCAAGGAGATCAAGTCCGTTGCCGATTTCAAGGGCATGAAGATGCGCCTGGGGGGCGGCCTGATCGGTGAAGTCATGCAGAAGCTGGGCGCCGTGCCGCAAAGCCTGCCGGGCGGCGAGATCTACCAGGCGCTCGAAAAGGGCACCATCGATGCCGCCGAATGGGTGGGACCGTACGACGACCAGAAGCTCGGCTTCAACAAGGTGGCGCCGTTCTACTACTACCCCGGCTGGTGGGAAGGTGGTCCGGAAGTGGACTTCTTCATTAACCAGAAAGCATTCGACGGCCTCTCGGCCGAGAACAAGGCCATCGTGGAAGCAGCTGCGGCCGTGGCTTCGTCCGATATGCTCGCCAAGTACGATGCGCTGAACCCCGTCGCGCTCAAGCAGCTCGTGGCAGCCAAGACCAAGGTGCTGCCGTTCTCGCAAGCCATGATGGACGCCGCCTACAAGGCTTCGCTCGAGGTGTACGCCGAGAACGACGCCAAGAGCCCCGAGTGGAAGAAGATCTACGCCGACTTCCGCAACTTCCAGCGCGACCAGGTGCTCTGGTTCCGTTTTGCGGAATCGCGTTTCGACTCGTTCATGTCCACGCTCAAGCTCTGA
- a CDS encoding TRAP transporter large permease subunit, with protein MEFIAQNFAPIMFAGLIVFLLFGFPVAFSLGACGLFFGFVGVELGLLPEALLQALPLRVFGIMQNDTLLAIPFFTLMGLILERSGMAEDLLDSIGQLFGPVRGGLALAVIFVGALLAATTGVVAASVISMGLISLPIMLRYGYDRRLASGVIAASGTLAQIIPPSLVLIIMADQLGRSVGDMYKGAFVPGFMLTAMYAGYVILLAIFKPKWVPALPLEARTFREPNGSSGLPSLLVLTTIATAAAVFFAKHIADVHTWWTGQPVATVATDETIVVSMCVGVLLAFLIAVANRLLRLRLLSRIAERVTFVLIPPLLLIFLVLGTIFLGVATPTEGGAMGALGAFIMAMVRGRLSMRLLKQALNTTTKLSCFVVFILIGSTIFSLVFQGVDGPRWVEHLLTGMPGGQLGFLILVNVLIFFLAFFLDFFELSFIVVPLLAPVAHKLGIDLIWFGVLLAVNMQTSFMHPPFGFALFYLRSVAPTKAYNDKVTNERIEPVTTMQIYWGAVPFVLIQIIMVGLIIAFPAIVSSGLDKEVAIDLDKIGAEMQANMPKDDSQPAPEPEPGASAPAGGEAPAPSAAEEDPMKAMQEQLDRDAGKK; from the coding sequence ATGGAATTCATTGCACAAAACTTCGCCCCGATCATGTTCGCGGGGCTGATCGTCTTCCTGCTGTTCGGCTTCCCGGTGGCGTTCAGCCTCGGTGCCTGCGGCCTGTTCTTCGGCTTCGTCGGCGTGGAGCTCGGCCTGCTGCCCGAAGCGCTGCTGCAGGCGCTGCCGCTGCGGGTGTTCGGCATCATGCAGAACGACACGCTGCTGGCCATTCCGTTCTTCACGCTCATGGGGCTGATCCTCGAGCGAAGCGGCATGGCCGAAGACCTGCTCGACTCGATCGGCCAGCTCTTCGGCCCCGTGCGCGGCGGCCTGGCGCTGGCCGTGATCTTCGTGGGTGCGCTGCTCGCGGCCACCACCGGCGTGGTCGCGGCCTCGGTCATCTCGATGGGGCTGATCTCGCTGCCGATCATGCTGCGCTACGGCTATGACCGGCGGCTTGCCTCAGGGGTGATTGCGGCATCGGGCACGCTGGCGCAGATCATTCCGCCTTCGCTGGTGCTGATCATCATGGCCGACCAGCTCGGCCGCAGCGTCGGCGACATGTACAAGGGCGCATTCGTGCCGGGCTTCATGCTGACCGCCATGTACGCGGGCTACGTGATCCTGCTGGCCATCTTCAAGCCCAAGTGGGTTCCGGCCCTGCCGCTCGAAGCACGCACTTTTCGCGAACCGAACGGCAGCAGCGGCCTGCCGTCGCTGCTGGTGCTGACCACCATCGCCACGGCGGCAGCCGTGTTCTTCGCCAAGCACATCGCCGACGTCCACACCTGGTGGACCGGTCAGCCTGTGGCCACCGTTGCCACCGACGAAACGATCGTGGTGTCGATGTGCGTCGGCGTGCTGCTGGCCTTCCTGATTGCGGTGGCCAATCGCCTGCTGCGGCTGCGCCTCCTGTCGCGCATCGCCGAGCGCGTGACCTTCGTGCTGATCCCGCCATTGCTGCTGATCTTCCTGGTGCTGGGCACCATTTTCCTCGGCGTGGCGACCCCCACCGAAGGCGGCGCAATGGGTGCACTCGGGGCCTTCATCATGGCCATGGTGCGCGGCCGCCTCAGCATGCGGCTGCTCAAGCAGGCGCTCAATACCACCACCAAGCTGTCTTGCTTCGTGGTGTTCATCCTGATCGGCTCGACCATCTTCAGCCTGGTTTTCCAGGGCGTGGACGGACCACGCTGGGTCGAGCACCTGCTGACCGGCATGCCCGGCGGCCAGCTCGGCTTCCTGATCCTGGTGAACGTGCTGATCTTCTTCCTGGCGTTCTTCCTCGACTTCTTCGAGCTCTCGTTCATCGTCGTGCCGCTGTTGGCACCGGTCGCGCACAAGCTCGGCATCGACCTGATCTGGTTCGGCGTGCTGCTGGCGGTGAACATGCAGACTTCGTTCATGCATCCGCCCTTCGGCTTTGCACTGTTCTACCTGCGCAGCGTGGCACCGACCAAGGCCTACAACGACAAGGTCACGAACGAACGGATCGAACCCGTCACCACCATGCAGATCTACTGGGGCGCGGTGCCGTTCGTGCTGATCCAGATCATCATGGTCGGCTTGATCATCGCGTTCCCGGCCATCGTCTCGAGCGGACTCGACAAGGAGGTTGCGATCGACCTCGACAAGATCGGTGCCGAGATGCAGGCCAACATGCCGAAGGACGATTCGCAGCCCGCCCCCGAGCCGGAACCCGGTGCGTCGGCACCGGCCGGTGGCGAAGCGCCTGCGCCCTCGGCCGCGGAAGAAGATCCGATGAAGGCGATGCAGGAACAGCTCGACCGGGACGCCGGCAAGAAGTAG
- a CDS encoding substrate-binding domain-containing protein, whose protein sequence is MQQIDLSYAIRPRRSGSRQIRNPLMQILQAVREHGSISAAARALGLSYRHVWGELKHWEQALGHPLIQGEQGQRAQLSEFGDKLLWAERQAQARLAPQIEALHAELERAFALAFDDRTHVLSLQASHDDALALLRTHAAGTAQLHLDIHFTGSVDAIRALNQGRCVMAGFHTLEHPQRGSLAQRTYQPLLKPGQHKLIGFARRTQGLIVAPGNPLRLHSLPDVARLRARYVNRAIGTGTRVLLDELLAQAGLDGSALAGYERSETSHAAVAQAVASGQADAGLGLESAAHAVGLGFVPLVHERYHLACLKSALEQPAMQALLAVLRSENWQHLLGTLPGYETAASGEVQSLRALLPWWTFPREKKHSR, encoded by the coding sequence GTGCAACAGATCGACCTTTCCTACGCGATCCGGCCCCGCCGCAGCGGATCGCGGCAGATCCGCAATCCGCTGATGCAGATACTGCAGGCGGTGCGCGAGCACGGTTCCATCTCGGCCGCCGCGCGTGCGCTCGGCCTTTCCTATCGCCATGTGTGGGGCGAGCTCAAGCACTGGGAACAAGCGCTCGGCCATCCCCTGATTCAGGGCGAACAGGGACAGCGCGCACAGCTATCCGAATTCGGCGACAAGCTGCTGTGGGCCGAGCGCCAGGCCCAGGCCCGGCTGGCGCCGCAGATCGAGGCGCTGCATGCCGAACTGGAGCGCGCCTTCGCCCTCGCCTTCGATGACCGCACCCACGTACTGAGCCTGCAGGCGAGCCACGACGACGCGCTGGCGCTGCTGCGCACCCATGCGGCGGGCACCGCGCAACTGCACCTTGACATTCATTTCACCGGCAGCGTCGATGCGATCCGCGCACTCAATCAGGGCCGCTGCGTGATGGCGGGCTTTCATACGCTGGAACATCCGCAGCGCGGCTCGCTGGCCCAGCGCACCTACCAGCCGCTGCTCAAGCCCGGGCAGCACAAGCTGATCGGCTTTGCGCGGCGAACGCAGGGCCTCATCGTGGCGCCGGGCAACCCGCTGCGCCTGCACTCGCTGCCAGACGTGGCACGGCTGCGGGCGCGCTACGTCAACCGGGCGATCGGCACCGGCACGCGCGTGCTGCTCGACGAACTGCTGGCGCAGGCCGGGCTCGATGGCAGCGCGCTTGCGGGCTACGAACGCTCTGAAACCTCGCATGCCGCGGTGGCGCAGGCCGTGGCGTCGGGCCAGGCCGATGCCGGGCTCGGGCTCGAATCGGCGGCCCACGCCGTGGGGTTGGGCTTCGTGCCCCTGGTGCACGAGCGCTACCACCTCGCCTGCCTCAAGTCGGCGCTCGAGCAGCCCGCGATGCAGGCGCTGTTGGCCGTGCTGCGCAGTGAGAACTGGCAGCACCTGCTGGGCACGCTGCCCGGCTACGAAACCGCGGCCAGCGGCGAGGTGCAGTCGCTGCGCGCGCTGCTGCCCTGGTGGACCTTCCCGCGCGAGAAGAAGCACAGCCGCTGA
- a CDS encoding TRAP transporter small permease subunit, which yields MNFLLRFSRAVDWLNGQIGKYVIWLILASTLISGVNAVVRKVFNVSSNAYLEVQWYLFAASFLIAAGYTLLNQEHVKIDVILSRLSKRGQIWVDIIGFTFFLTPVCLAILWYGIPFFLQGLRSGEMSNNAGGLIRWPVYAMIPLGFGLLMLQGWSELIKRIAFLQGRIDDPTHKREEKTAEEELAESIRRLAESNAKG from the coding sequence ATGAATTTCCTGCTCAGATTTTCGCGCGCGGTCGATTGGCTGAACGGCCAGATCGGCAAGTACGTGATCTGGCTCATCCTTGCGTCCACCCTCATCAGCGGCGTCAATGCCGTGGTCCGGAAGGTCTTCAACGTCAGTTCCAACGCCTATCTCGAGGTTCAGTGGTACCTGTTCGCCGCGTCTTTCCTGATCGCCGCGGGCTATACCCTCCTGAACCAGGAACACGTGAAGATCGACGTGATCCTCAGCCGCCTCTCCAAGCGCGGCCAGATCTGGGTCGACATCATCGGCTTCACCTTCTTTCTCACGCCGGTCTGCCTGGCCATCCTCTGGTATGGCATTCCATTCTTCTTGCAGGGCTTGCGCTCGGGCGAAATGTCGAACAACGCCGGCGGGCTGATCCGCTGGCCCGTCTACGCCATGATCCCGCTGGGCTTCGGGCTGCTGATGTTGCAGGGGTGGTCCGAACTCATCAAGCGCATCGCCTTCCTGCAGGGCCGCATCGACGACCCCACGCACAAGCGCGAAGAGAAAACCGCCGAAGAAGAACTGGCCGAGTCGATCCGCCGGCTTGCTGAATCCAACGCCAAAGGCTGA
- a CDS encoding LysR family transcriptional regulator: protein MQVKAKTRIHAQNGAPGTRNRAVLGQLSDMDLRLLKVFKSVVDCGGMAAAELELNIGTSTVSRHMKDLETRLGLVLCRRGRAGFALTAEGQRVYDETLRLLASVDAFRGSIDDIHNRMGGQLEVALFDKTATNPKARIGDAIARFTEIAPEVNLAVHVGSINAIEQGVLEGNFQIGIIPAHRASKSLVYADLFDETMLLYCGAGHPLFDSNNAKLTWARLREHHFAGLGYHSPNMELSHRAKLSRKATGFDQEAIATLILSGRFLGFLPDHYAQTFEERGLMKAVLPARFNYVCRFVSLLRRSPKPSRAVLAFQECLEKAHQ, encoded by the coding sequence ATGCAAGTAAAGGCCAAGACCCGAATCCATGCCCAGAACGGTGCCCCGGGCACCCGGAACCGCGCCGTGTTGGGGCAGCTCAGCGACATGGACCTGCGCCTGCTCAAGGTGTTCAAGAGCGTGGTCGACTGCGGCGGCATGGCGGCGGCCGAGCTGGAGCTGAACATCGGCACTTCCACCGTGAGCCGGCACATGAAAGACCTGGAAACGCGGCTCGGCCTGGTGCTGTGCCGGCGCGGCCGGGCGGGCTTCGCGCTCACGGCCGAAGGCCAGCGCGTGTATGACGAGACGCTGCGGCTGCTGGCGTCGGTGGATGCGTTTCGCGGCAGCATCGACGACATCCACAACCGCATGGGCGGGCAGCTGGAGGTGGCGCTGTTCGACAAGACGGCGACGAATCCGAAGGCACGCATCGGCGATGCCATTGCGCGCTTCACCGAGATTGCGCCCGAGGTGAACCTGGCGGTGCATGTGGGTTCGATCAACGCGATCGAACAGGGCGTGCTGGAGGGCAATTTCCAGATCGGCATCATCCCGGCGCACCGTGCCTCGAAGAGCCTGGTGTACGCCGACCTGTTCGACGAGACGATGCTGCTGTATTGCGGTGCGGGGCATCCGCTGTTCGACAGCAACAACGCGAAGCTCACGTGGGCCAGGCTGCGGGAGCATCACTTCGCAGGCCTGGGCTATCACTCGCCCAATATGGAACTGAGCCACCGCGCGAAGCTGTCGCGCAAGGCCACTGGTTTCGACCAGGAGGCGATCGCGACGCTGATTCTTTCGGGGCGGTTCCTGGGATTTTTGCCGGACCACTACGCCCAGACCTTCGAGGAGCGCGGGCTCATGAAGGCGGTGCTGCCGGCGCGATTCAACTATGTTTGCCGGTTCGTCAGCCTGCTGCGGCGGTCGCCAAAGCCGTCACGCGCGGTGCTGGCGTTTCAGGAGTGTCTGGAGAAGGCGCACCAGTAA